In Streptomyces sp. SID8374, one genomic interval encodes:
- the malQ gene encoding 4-alpha-glucanotransferase yields the protein MGLSRLAALHGVATSYSPSPDVTVSVPDDTVIAVLAALGVDAGTPEDVRRSLVAAESRSRLLPPTVVVWAGEPLPPALTALPPGSTVTVEPEPAGGPPAPATSWKVPETATSRKVPEAASSWKVPEGAEAAPETAGPPPGWTPPPYGVHRVHVRTPDHHEATATLVAAPARVPQPPGRTHGFLVQLYSLLSARSWGMGDLGDLADLAAWAGRTLGSGFVQVNPLHAAVPGKPTDPSPYRPSSRRFPDPVHLHVESIPEYGHVRDRATLEDLHQDAAALSEAVLNKGALIDRDAVWELKRQALELIAEVPLTPGRRAAYCDFLAEQGQALEDHALWCALAEVHGPDWHSWPEPLRDPRSPGTARARSELLDRVDLHCRLAWLTATQLADAQRAAEDAGMEVGIVHDLAVGVHPAGADTWAQRDAFAHGMSVGAPPDAFNARGQDWGLPPWRPDALAATGYAAFRGLLRGLLAHAGALRIDHVMGLFRLWWVPEGRPPTDGTYVSYDAEAMLAVLVLEAHRAGAVVVGEDLGTVEPGVREALARRGVLGTSVLWFERDWDGDGRPLAPEKWRRDCLATATTHDLPSTAARLTGDHVTLRHRLGLLTRPLEEELTEDVTGTAEWLALLARLRMLPEGDGNEEAAVRAVHRFLLATPARMTGVWLPDTVGDRRPQNLPGTWDQYPNWRLPIADPEGHPVTLEEIAASPRLHALMEVLRPAKARTAPPGERPA from the coding sequence ATGGGCTTGTCCCGGCTCGCCGCACTGCACGGTGTCGCCACCTCCTACTCCCCGTCCCCGGATGTCACGGTGTCCGTCCCCGACGACACGGTCATCGCCGTGCTCGCCGCGCTGGGCGTGGACGCCGGCACTCCGGAGGATGTACGGAGGTCACTCGTCGCCGCGGAGTCCCGCTCGCGCCTGCTGCCGCCCACCGTGGTGGTCTGGGCAGGTGAGCCGCTGCCGCCCGCGCTGACCGCGCTGCCGCCCGGCTCGACCGTCACGGTCGAGCCGGAGCCGGCGGGCGGGCCGCCCGCGCCCGCCACCTCCTGGAAGGTCCCGGAGACCGCCACCTCCAGGAAGGTGCCGGAAGCCGCCTCGTCCTGGAAGGTCCCGGAGGGCGCGGAGGCCGCCCCGGAGACGGCCGGGCCCCCGCCCGGCTGGACCCCGCCCCCGTACGGCGTCCACCGCGTCCACGTCCGTACGCCCGACCACCACGAGGCCACCGCCACCCTGGTCGCCGCCCCGGCCCGGGTCCCGCAGCCGCCCGGGCGCACCCACGGCTTCCTGGTCCAGCTCTACTCCCTGCTCTCCGCCCGCTCCTGGGGCATGGGCGACCTCGGCGACCTGGCCGACCTCGCCGCCTGGGCCGGGCGCACCCTCGGCTCCGGGTTCGTCCAGGTCAACCCGTTGCACGCGGCCGTTCCCGGGAAGCCCACCGACCCCTCCCCGTACCGCCCCTCCTCGCGCCGCTTCCCCGACCCCGTGCACCTGCACGTCGAGTCGATCCCGGAGTACGGCCACGTCCGCGACCGGGCCACCCTGGAGGACCTCCACCAGGACGCCGCCGCGCTCAGCGAGGCCGTCCTCAACAAGGGCGCACTGATCGACCGGGACGCCGTCTGGGAGCTGAAGCGGCAGGCCCTGGAGCTGATCGCCGAGGTGCCCCTCACCCCCGGCCGCCGCGCCGCCTACTGCGACTTCCTCGCCGAGCAGGGCCAGGCGCTGGAGGACCACGCGCTGTGGTGCGCCCTCGCCGAGGTGCACGGGCCCGACTGGCACAGCTGGCCCGAGCCCCTGCGCGACCCGCGCTCCCCGGGGACCGCCCGCGCCCGCTCCGAGCTGCTGGACCGGGTCGACCTGCACTGCCGCCTCGCCTGGCTGACCGCCACCCAGCTCGCCGACGCCCAGCGGGCCGCCGAGGACGCCGGGATGGAGGTCGGGATCGTCCACGACCTGGCCGTCGGCGTGCACCCGGCGGGCGCCGACACCTGGGCCCAGCGGGACGCCTTCGCCCACGGCATGTCCGTCGGCGCGCCCCCGGACGCCTTCAACGCGCGCGGCCAGGACTGGGGGCTGCCGCCCTGGCGCCCCGACGCCCTCGCCGCCACCGGTTACGCCGCCTTCCGGGGCCTGCTGCGCGGCCTGCTGGCCCACGCGGGCGCCCTGCGCATCGACCACGTCATGGGCCTGTTCCGGCTCTGGTGGGTGCCGGAGGGCCGCCCGCCCACCGACGGCACCTATGTCTCGTACGACGCCGAGGCGATGCTCGCCGTCCTCGTCCTGGAGGCCCACCGCGCCGGTGCCGTCGTCGTCGGCGAGGACCTCGGCACCGTGGAGCCCGGCGTCCGCGAGGCGCTCGCCAGGCGCGGGGTGCTCGGCACCTCCGTGCTCTGGTTCGAGCGCGACTGGGACGGCGACGGCCGCCCGCTGGCCCCCGAGAAGTGGCGCCGCGACTGCCTGGCCACCGCCACCACCCACGATCTGCCCTCCACCGCCGCCCGGCTGACCGGCGACCATGTGACGCTCCGCCACCGCCTCGGCCTGCTCACCCGCCCCCTGGAGGAGGAGCTGACCGAGGACGTCACCGGTACGGCGGAGTGGCTGGCCCTCCTCGCCCGGCTGCGGATGCTCCCCGAGGGCGACGGCAACGAGGAGGCGGCCGTCCGCGCGGTCCACCGCTTCCTGCTCGCCACCCCCGCCCGGATGACCGGCGTCTGGCTCCCCGACACCGTGGGCGACCGCCGCCCGCAGAACCTCCCCGGCACCTGGGACCAGTACCCCAACTGGCGGCTGCCCATCGCCGATCCGGAGGGCCACCCCGTCACCCTGGAGGAGATCGCCGCCTCGCCCCGGCTGCACGCTCTGATGGAGGTCCTGCGCCCCGCGAAGGCCCGTACGGCACCCCCGGGCGAGCGCCCCGCCTAG
- the pepN gene encoding aminopeptidase N: MPGTNLTREEAQERARLLTVDAYEIDLDLSGAQEGGTYRSVTTVRFDSAEAGAQTFIDLVAPAVHEAVLNGEALDVAAVFRDSRIALAGLREGANELKVVADCAYTNTGEGLHRFVDPVDEQAYLYTQFEVPDARRVFASFEQPDLKATFQFTVKAPSGWTVISNSPTPEPKDDVWTFEPTPRISTYITALIVGPYHSVHSSYEKDGQSVPLGIYCRPSLAEYLDAEDIFAVTRQGFAWFQEKFDYAYPFAKYDQLFVPEFNAGAMENAGAVTIRDQYVFRSKVTDAAYEVRAETILHELAHMWFGDLVTMEWWNDLWLNESFATYTSIACQADAEGSKWPHSWTTFANSMKTWAYRQDQLPSTHPIMADIRDLDDVLVNFDGITYAKGASVLKQLVAYVGKDAFFQGVQAYFKAHAFGNTRLSDLLGALEKTSGRDLKTWSKAWLETAGINILRPEIETDENGHVTSFTVLQEAPALPAGAKGEPTLRPHRIAVGCYDLDADGKLVRTNRIELDVDGERTTVPFPENTARPAVILLNDDDLSYAKVRLDEESLRVVTEHLGDFTESLPRALCWASAWDMTRDGELATRDYLSLVLSGIGKESDIGVVQSLHRQLKLALDLYAAPETREAALNQWTDATLAHLRAAEPGSDHQLAWARAFAATARNPQQLDLLQSLLDGTESIEGLTVDTELRWTFVQRLAAVGLLDEEEIAAEYERDRTAAGERHAAVARAAQPSEEAKAQAWASVVESDKLPNALQEAVISGFVQSDQRELLAPYTEKFFAAVKDVWDSRSHEMAQQIAVGLFPAFQVSQETLDATDAWLASAEPSAALRRLMSESRSGVERALKAQAADAAAATA, translated from the coding sequence GTGCCTGGCACGAATCTGACCCGCGAAGAGGCACAGGAGCGGGCGCGCCTGCTGACCGTGGACGCGTACGAGATCGATCTCGACCTCTCCGGAGCGCAGGAGGGCGGCACCTACCGGTCCGTGACCACCGTGCGCTTCGACTCCGCGGAGGCCGGTGCCCAGACCTTCATCGACCTGGTCGCCCCGGCCGTCCACGAGGCCGTGCTCAACGGTGAGGCGCTGGACGTCGCCGCCGTGTTCCGCGACTCGCGGATCGCCCTGGCCGGGCTGCGCGAAGGCGCCAACGAGCTGAAGGTCGTCGCGGACTGCGCGTACACCAACACCGGTGAGGGCCTGCACCGGTTCGTCGACCCGGTCGACGAGCAGGCCTACCTCTACACCCAGTTCGAGGTGCCGGACGCCCGCCGCGTCTTCGCCTCGTTCGAGCAGCCGGACCTGAAGGCCACGTTCCAGTTCACCGTGAAGGCCCCTTCCGGCTGGACGGTCATCTCGAACTCGCCGACGCCCGAGCCCAAGGACGACGTCTGGACGTTCGAGCCGACGCCGCGCATCTCCACGTACATCACGGCCCTCATCGTCGGCCCGTACCACTCGGTGCACAGCAGCTACGAGAAGGACGGCCAGTCCGTCCCGCTCGGCATCTACTGCCGCCCCTCGCTCGCCGAGTACCTGGACGCGGAGGACATCTTCGCCGTCACCCGGCAGGGCTTCGCGTGGTTCCAGGAGAAGTTCGACTACGCGTACCCGTTCGCCAAGTACGACCAGCTCTTCGTGCCGGAGTTCAACGCGGGCGCGATGGAGAACGCGGGCGCGGTCACCATCCGCGACCAGTACGTCTTCCGCTCCAAGGTGACGGACGCGGCGTACGAGGTGCGGGCCGAGACGATCCTGCACGAGCTGGCCCACATGTGGTTCGGCGACCTCGTGACGATGGAGTGGTGGAACGACCTCTGGCTGAACGAGTCGTTCGCCACCTACACCTCGATCGCCTGCCAGGCGGACGCCGAGGGCTCCAAGTGGCCGCACTCCTGGACCACGTTCGCCAACTCCATGAAGACCTGGGCGTACCGGCAGGACCAGCTGCCCTCCACGCACCCGATCATGGCGGACATCCGGGACCTGGACGACGTCCTCGTCAACTTCGACGGGATCACGTACGCCAAGGGCGCCTCGGTGCTCAAGCAGCTCGTCGCGTACGTCGGCAAGGACGCGTTCTTCCAGGGCGTGCAGGCGTACTTCAAGGCGCACGCCTTCGGCAACACCCGCCTCTCCGACCTGCTCGGCGCGCTGGAGAAGACCTCCGGCCGTGACCTGAAGACCTGGTCGAAGGCGTGGCTGGAGACGGCCGGGATCAACATCCTGCGCCCGGAGATCGAGACCGACGAGAACGGCCACGTCACCTCCTTCACCGTCCTCCAGGAGGCCCCGGCGCTGCCCGCCGGAGCCAAGGGCGAGCCGACGCTGCGCCCGCACCGGATCGCGGTCGGCTGCTACGACCTGGACGCGGACGGCAAGCTCGTCCGGACGAACCGGATCGAGCTGGACGTCGACGGCGAGCGCACCACCGTGCCGTTCCCGGAGAACACCGCCCGCCCGGCGGTCATCCTGCTCAACGACGACGACCTCTCGTACGCGAAGGTCCGCCTGGACGAGGAGTCGCTGCGCGTCGTCACCGAGCACCTGGGCGACTTCACCGAGTCGCTGCCGCGCGCCCTGTGCTGGGCCTCCGCCTGGGACATGACCCGCGACGGCGAGCTGGCGACCCGCGACTACCTCTCGCTGGTGCTGTCGGGCATCGGCAAGGAGTCGGACATCGGCGTCGTCCAGTCGCTGCACCGGCAGCTGAAGCTGGCCCTGGACCTGTACGCGGCGCCGGAGACCCGTGAGGCCGCGCTCAACCAGTGGACCGACGCGACACTGGCGCACCTGCGGGCGGCGGAGCCGGGCAGCGACCACCAGCTGGCGTGGGCCCGCGCGTTCGCGGCGACGGCCCGCAACCCGCAGCAGCTGGACCTGCTCCAGTCGCTGCTGGACGGTACGGAGTCCATCGAGGGCCTGACCGTCGACACCGAGCTGCGCTGGACGTTCGTGCAGCGGCTGGCGGCCGTCGGGCTGCTGGACGAGGAGGAGATCGCCGCCGAGTACGAGCGCGACAGGACGGCGGCGGGCGAGCGCCACGCGGCCGTGGCCCGGGCGGCGCAGCCCTCGGAGGAGGCCAAGGCGCAGGCGTGGGCCTCGGTCGTGGAGTCCGACAAGCTGCCCAACGCGCTCCAGGAAGCGGTCATCAGCGGCTTCGTCCAGTCGGACCAGCGCGAGCTGCTGGCCCCGTACACCGAGAAGTTCTTCGCCGCGGTGAAGGACGTCTGGGACTCGCGCAGCCACGAGATGGCCCAGCAGATCGCGGTCGGCCTCTTCCCGGCCTTCCAGGTCTCCCAGGAGACGCTGGACGCCACCGACGCGTGGCTGGCCTCGGCCGAGCCGAGCGCGGCCCTGCGCCGGCTGATGTCGGAGTCGCGGTCGGGCGTGGAGCGCGCCCTGAAGGCCCAGGCGGCGGACGCGGCGGCGGCCACCGCGTAG
- a CDS encoding DUF1203 domain-containing protein, producing the protein MTAHEPRPSTGDEHRPVTRYEARPIPPAALAELRATDDAGRPCVPYTETDSGSPLRCCLRGSEPGERIALVSYAPLRRWAAATGAAPGAYDEQGPVFIHAEECAGPDPERPGYPFSRPGALRTVRRYDARGHIVGGRLLEIPAEAEKGFDAAFDEAFADPEVALVHVRAVEYGCLHFEVRRP; encoded by the coding sequence ATGACCGCACACGAACCCCGCCCCAGCACCGGGGACGAGCACCGCCCCGTCACCCGATACGAGGCCCGCCCCATCCCTCCCGCCGCCCTCGCCGAACTCCGCGCGACCGACGACGCGGGCCGCCCCTGCGTCCCGTACACGGAGACGGACAGCGGCTCCCCCTTGCGCTGCTGCCTGCGCGGCAGCGAGCCGGGGGAGCGCATCGCCCTGGTCTCCTACGCCCCGCTGCGCCGCTGGGCGGCCGCGACCGGGGCGGCCCCGGGGGCCTACGACGAGCAGGGACCCGTCTTCATCCACGCCGAGGAGTGCGCGGGCCCGGACCCGGAGCGCCCGGGCTATCCGTTCTCGCGCCCCGGCGCACTCCGCACGGTCCGCCGCTACGACGCGCGCGGGCACATCGTCGGCGGACGGCTCCTGGAGATCCCCGCCGAGGCGGAGAAGGGCTTCGACGCGGCCTTCGACGAGGCGTTCGCGGACCCGGAGGTGGCGCTGGTGCACGTACGGGCGGTGGAGTACGGGTGCCTCCACTTCGAGGTGCGGAGGCCCTGA
- a CDS encoding beta-N-acetylglucosaminidase domain-containing protein, with protein sequence MRFGRRKQATAVAVAVIGGLLSPFAPAATAAPLDPGNPPATAPDRADSAQPPAVWPRPQSIKATGPALPLGTEATVVAEPGADPYAVEELRSLLRAAGVTTLHETLPGRGPLVRIGGPGAGEALRALRAPDRADLPAGGYRIASGQVAGRATVALDGLGEDGLFHAVQTLRQLVSGGAVAGVVVRDWPGTAVRGMAEGFYGQPWTQEERLAQLAFMGRTKQNRYLYAAGDDPYRLARWREPYPAQKRTEFRALAQKAEAEHVTLGWAVSPGQAMCMASDQDVRALTKKIDAMWALGVRVFQLQFQDVSYSEWHCDLDAETFGSGPKAAARAQAEVAGAVARHLEERHPDAAPLSVLPTEFYQDGATDYRTALAAELDDRVQVAWTGVGVVPKKITGGELAGARAAFRHPLVTMDNYPVNDYAQDRIFLGPYTGRDPAVASGSAALLANAMEQASASRIPLFTAADFAWNPKGYRADESWQAAVDDLAGGDAGAREALRALAGNSADSVLGSEESAYLQPLFAAFWQSRAAAAPVRERAARELRAAFTVMRQAPDRLATPAEGRLADEVRPWTEQLARYGRAGEIAVDLLQAQAAGDGAAAWRAQLALEPLRQEIAAGRATVGKGVLDPFLDRAEKTADGWNGVDRSSGRVSKDTHSYTVQLGRARPVEAVTALAEPGPDLAGAVVEAHVPGEGWRALGQLSPTGWTQTAAKGLHADAVRVTVPEAARTTPPSYLSPSLPPAPAIPAGAPRLRALVPWFGDEPAATLDLAHGETDAEIGGEPQRVAARLAGRRPAEVKGALTAKAPKGIEVRVPKQTTVPRGSRTEVPVDITVPADTPAGEYEVPLTFGGQESTLTVRAFPRTGGPDLARTAKASSSGDETPDFPASAASDGDPETRWSSPVEDGAWWQAELPQPVRLGQVVLSWQDAYAAGYRIQVSADGRNWRTAATVREGRGGRESVRMDAKDTRFIRVQGDARATQYGYSLWSVEAYAVAE encoded by the coding sequence GTGCGGTTCGGGCGCAGGAAGCAGGCCACGGCCGTTGCCGTCGCCGTGATCGGCGGGCTGCTGAGCCCCTTCGCACCGGCTGCGACCGCCGCCCCTCTCGACCCGGGCAACCCCCCCGCCACCGCGCCCGACCGCGCCGACAGCGCGCAGCCGCCCGCCGTCTGGCCCCGGCCGCAGAGCATCAAGGCCACCGGACCCGCCCTGCCGCTCGGTACCGAGGCCACCGTCGTCGCCGAGCCGGGCGCCGATCCGTACGCCGTGGAGGAGCTCCGCTCCCTGCTGCGGGCGGCCGGTGTCACGACCCTGCACGAGACCCTGCCCGGCCGCGGGCCCCTGGTCCGGATCGGCGGCCCGGGCGCCGGGGAAGCCCTGCGGGCGCTGCGCGCACCCGACCGCGCCGACCTGCCCGCCGGCGGCTACCGGATCGCCTCCGGCCAGGTCGCCGGGCGCGCCACCGTCGCCCTGGACGGGCTCGGCGAGGACGGCCTGTTCCATGCGGTCCAGACGCTGCGGCAGCTGGTGAGCGGCGGCGCCGTGGCCGGTGTCGTGGTGCGGGACTGGCCGGGCACGGCCGTACGCGGCATGGCCGAGGGGTTCTACGGACAGCCCTGGACCCAGGAGGAGCGGCTCGCACAGCTCGCCTTCATGGGCCGCACCAAGCAGAACCGGTACCTCTACGCGGCGGGCGACGACCCCTACCGGCTGGCCCGCTGGCGTGAGCCGTACCCGGCCCAGAAGCGGACCGAGTTCCGGGCGCTGGCGCAGAAGGCCGAGGCCGAGCATGTGACGCTCGGCTGGGCCGTCTCGCCTGGGCAGGCCATGTGCATGGCCTCCGACCAGGATGTCCGGGCGCTGACGAAGAAGATCGACGCGATGTGGGCGCTGGGCGTGCGGGTCTTCCAGCTCCAGTTCCAGGACGTCAGCTACAGCGAGTGGCACTGCGACCTGGACGCCGAGACGTTCGGCAGCGGCCCCAAGGCGGCGGCCCGCGCGCAGGCCGAGGTGGCGGGTGCGGTCGCCCGGCACCTGGAGGAGCGCCACCCGGACGCGGCGCCGCTCTCGGTGCTGCCGACGGAGTTCTACCAGGACGGGGCGACCGACTACCGCACGGCGCTCGCGGCCGAGCTGGACGACCGGGTGCAGGTGGCCTGGACGGGTGTCGGGGTCGTACCGAAGAAGATCACCGGCGGTGAGCTGGCCGGGGCGCGCGCCGCGTTCCGCCACCCGCTGGTGACGATGGACAACTACCCGGTCAACGACTACGCCCAGGACCGGATCTTCCTGGGGCCGTACACCGGCCGGGACCCGGCGGTGGCGAGCGGTTCGGCGGCGCTGCTGGCCAACGCGATGGAGCAGGCGTCCGCCTCGCGCATCCCGCTGTTCACCGCCGCCGACTTCGCGTGGAACCCCAAGGGATACCGCGCGGACGAGTCCTGGCAGGCGGCCGTGGACGACCTGGCGGGCGGCGACGCGGGGGCCCGGGAGGCGCTGCGGGCGCTGGCGGGCAACAGCGCGGACTCGGTGCTCGGCTCGGAGGAGTCCGCCTATCTGCAACCCCTGTTCGCCGCGTTCTGGCAGTCCCGGGCGGCCGCCGCCCCGGTACGCGAGCGGGCGGCGCGCGAGCTGCGGGCGGCCTTCACCGTGATGCGGCAGGCCCCCGACCGGCTCGCCACCCCCGCCGAAGGGCGCCTGGCCGACGAGGTGCGCCCCTGGACCGAGCAGCTGGCCCGCTACGGCCGCGCCGGTGAGATCGCCGTGGACCTGCTCCAGGCCCAGGCGGCGGGCGACGGGGCGGCCGCCTGGCGGGCCCAGCTGGCGCTGGAGCCGCTGCGCCAGGAGATCGCGGCGGGCCGGGCCACTGTGGGCAAGGGGGTGCTGGACCCCTTCCTGGACCGGGCCGAGAAGACCGCCGACGGGTGGAACGGGGTCGACCGGTCCAGCGGCCGGGTCAGCAAGGACACCCACAGCTACACGGTCCAGCTGGGCCGGGCCCGCCCGGTGGAGGCCGTGACGGCGCTCGCCGAGCCCGGGCCCGATCTGGCCGGTGCGGTCGTGGAGGCCCACGTTCCGGGCGAGGGCTGGCGGGCGCTGGGGCAGCTGTCCCCGACCGGCTGGACCCAGACCGCCGCGAAGGGGCTGCACGCCGACGCCGTACGGGTCACGGTGCCCGAGGCGGCCCGGACCACGCCCCCGTCGTACCTGAGCCCCAGCCTGCCGCCGGCCCCCGCGATCCCGGCGGGCGCCCCGAGGCTGCGCGCCCTGGTGCCGTGGTTCGGGGACGAGCCCGCCGCCACACTCGACCTGGCGCACGGCGAGACGGACGCGGAGATCGGCGGGGAGCCGCAGCGGGTCGCGGCGCGGCTGGCCGGGCGGCGTCCGGCCGAAGTGAAGGGCGCGCTGACCGCGAAGGCCCCCAAGGGCATCGAGGTGCGGGTCCCGAAGCAGACGACCGTGCCGCGCGGGTCCCGTACCGAAGTGCCGGTGGACATCACCGTTCCGGCGGACACCCCGGCGGGTGAGTACGAGGTGCCGCTGACCTTCGGCGGCCAGGAGTCCACGCTGACCGTGCGGGCCTTCCCGCGCACGGGCGGCCCGGATCTGGCACGTACGGCCAAGGCCTCCTCCTCCGGCGACGAGACCCCGGACTTCCCCGCATCCGCCGCCTCGGACGGCGACCCGGAGACCCGGTGGTCCTCACCGGTGGAGGACGGCGCGTGGTGGCAGGCCGAGCTCCCGCAGCCGGTGCGGCTGGGGCAGGTGGTGCTGTCCTGGCAGGACGCGTACGCCGCCGGCTACCGCATACAGGTCTCCGCCGACGGCCGTAACTGGCGCACCGCCGCGACCGTCCGGGAGGGCCGGGGCGGGCGCGAGTCGGTGCGGATGGACGCGAAGGACACCCGGTTCATCCGGGTGCAGGGCGACGCGCGGGCGACGCAGTACGGCTACTCGCTGTGGTCGGTGGAGGCGTACGCGGTCGCGGAGTGA
- the alc gene encoding allantoicase, which yields MTFDASETTFQNPDTDPHANDAAPYGGGDPYADYREAGDLPFTELVDLADRRLGAGVIAANDEFFAERENLLLRERAVFDPEHFGHKGKIMDGWETRRRRGADAENPFPAPEDHDWAIVRLGAPGIVRGLIVDTAHFRGNYPQRVSVQATAVEGAPSPEELLADDVKWEEILPPTPVRGHAANAFEITGGRRYTHLRLCQHPDGGIARLRVHGEVVPDPAWIAALGTVDLISVLNGGTYEDASDRFYSSPTQIILPGTSRKMDDGWENRRRRVRDTNDWVRFRLPAQGAVRAVEIDTAYLKGNSAGWIALQGRNGDTGEWFEIIPRTRLQPDTLHRFVLRAQAVVTHVRLDAFPDGGVARMRLHGGFTESGTAELTRRYEESAS from the coding sequence ATGACCTTCGACGCGAGCGAGACCACATTCCAGAACCCCGACACCGACCCCCACGCCAATGACGCCGCGCCCTACGGCGGCGGCGACCCCTACGCCGACTACCGGGAGGCGGGCGACCTCCCCTTCACCGAGCTGGTCGACCTCGCCGACCGCCGCCTCGGCGCCGGTGTGATCGCCGCCAACGACGAGTTCTTCGCCGAGCGCGAGAACCTCCTCCTGCGCGAGCGCGCCGTCTTCGACCCCGAGCACTTCGGCCACAAGGGCAAGATCATGGACGGCTGGGAGACCCGCCGCCGCCGTGGCGCCGACGCCGAGAACCCCTTCCCGGCCCCCGAGGACCACGACTGGGCGATCGTCCGCCTCGGCGCCCCCGGCATCGTGCGCGGCCTGATCGTGGACACCGCCCACTTCCGCGGCAACTACCCCCAGCGCGTATCGGTGCAGGCCACCGCCGTCGAGGGCGCCCCGAGCCCGGAGGAGCTGCTCGCCGACGACGTGAAGTGGGAGGAGATCCTTCCGCCCACCCCCGTACGCGGCCACGCGGCCAACGCCTTCGAGATCACCGGCGGCCGCCGCTACACCCACCTGCGCCTCTGCCAGCACCCCGACGGCGGCATAGCCCGCCTCCGCGTCCACGGCGAGGTCGTCCCCGACCCGGCCTGGATCGCCGCGCTCGGAACCGTCGACCTGATCTCGGTCCTCAACGGCGGTACGTACGAGGACGCCTCCGACCGCTTCTACTCCTCGCCCACCCAGATCATCCTGCCGGGCACCTCCCGCAAGATGGACGACGGCTGGGAGAACCGCCGCCGCCGGGTCCGCGACACCAACGACTGGGTCCGCTTCCGTCTCCCGGCGCAGGGCGCGGTCCGCGCGGTCGAGATCGACACCGCCTACCTCAAGGGCAACTCCGCCGGCTGGATCGCCCTCCAGGGCCGCAACGGCGACACCGGCGAGTGGTTCGAGATCATCCCGCGCACCCGCCTCCAGCCCGACACCCTCCACCGCTTCGTGCTGCGCGCCCAGGCCGTCGTCACCCACGTCCGCCTCGACGCCTTCCCCGACGGCGGGGTGGCCCGGATGCGGCTGCACGGCGGCTTCACGGAGTCCGGCACGGCCGAACTGACCCGCCGTTACGAGGAGTCCGCCTCGTAG
- a CDS encoding HNH endonuclease: MPHVLVLNASYEPLGVVPLRRALVLVLENKAICLEETGAFLHSATRAVPAPSVVRLKRFVRVPYRGPVPLTRRALFARDGGRCMYCGAAATSVDHVIPRSRGGQHAWDNVVAACRRCNHVKADRHLPELGWRLRHQPAPPTGLAWRIIGTGHRDPRWLPYLQPFGADDVMARIDGVSA; the protein is encoded by the coding sequence GTGCCGCACGTCCTGGTTCTCAACGCGTCGTACGAGCCGCTCGGCGTCGTACCGCTCCGCCGCGCGCTCGTCCTCGTCCTCGAGAACAAGGCCATCTGCCTCGAGGAGACCGGCGCCTTCCTGCACAGTGCCACCCGTGCCGTGCCCGCGCCCAGCGTGGTCCGGCTCAAGCGTTTCGTCCGGGTCCCCTACCGGGGGCCCGTTCCCCTGACGCGCCGGGCGCTGTTCGCCCGGGACGGGGGGCGCTGCATGTACTGCGGGGCCGCCGCGACCAGCGTCGACCACGTGATCCCGCGCAGCCGCGGTGGACAGCACGCGTGGGACAACGTGGTGGCGGCCTGCCGCCGCTGCAACCACGTCAAGGCCGACCGCCACCTGCCCGAGCTCGGCTGGCGGCTGCGCCACCAGCCCGCCCCGCCGACCGGCCTGGCCTGGCGGATCATCGGGACCGGACACCGCGACCCGCGCTGGCTGCCGTACTTGCAACCGTTCGGCGCGGACGACGTGATGGCCCGGATCGACGGCGTCTCCGCCTGA
- a CDS encoding LysR family transcriptional regulator, with amino-acid sequence MTEWDVKKLRILRTLRDRGTVTATAEALLMTPSAVSQQLTNLAKQLGVELLEPQGRRVRLTDAAHLVLRHAEAVFAQLERADAELTGYLRGEAGEVRVGAFSTAVPALVVPAVRLLRAEDRPGPDVRVREAEAAQAYELLTAGEVDLALSLAAHAPTARDPRFSLFPLLADPLDVALPAAHPLAGAPALRLADLAADRWIFGGSGPWSEITTAACEAAGFVPEQAHSAAGWTAILALVEAGMGIALVPRMASREQRREGVVMRVLEADQPRRHVVAAVRHGAESGPAVARVLKALTEIAASFS; translated from the coding sequence ATGACCGAGTGGGACGTCAAGAAGCTCCGCATCCTGCGCACCCTGCGCGACCGGGGCACGGTGACGGCGACCGCCGAGGCGCTCCTGATGACCCCCTCGGCCGTCTCCCAGCAGCTCACCAACCTGGCCAAGCAGCTCGGCGTGGAGCTTCTGGAACCGCAGGGCCGCCGGGTCCGCCTCACGGACGCCGCCCACCTCGTCCTGCGCCACGCCGAGGCGGTCTTCGCCCAGCTGGAGCGGGCGGACGCCGAACTCACCGGCTATCTGCGCGGCGAGGCGGGCGAGGTGCGGGTCGGTGCGTTCTCCACCGCCGTGCCCGCCCTCGTCGTCCCGGCCGTGCGGCTCCTGCGCGCCGAGGACCGCCCGGGACCCGACGTACGCGTACGGGAGGCCGAGGCGGCGCAGGCGTACGAGCTGCTCACGGCGGGTGAGGTGGATCTGGCGCTCTCGCTGGCCGCCCACGCCCCGACCGCCCGCGACCCCCGCTTCTCGCTCTTCCCGCTGCTGGCCGACCCGCTGGACGTGGCGCTCCCGGCCGCCCACCCGCTGGCCGGTGCACCCGCGCTGCGCCTCGCCGACCTGGCCGCCGACCGCTGGATCTTCGGTGGCTCGGGCCCCTGGTCCGAGATCACCACGGCCGCCTGCGAGGCGGCGGGCTTCGTCCCCGAGCAGGCCCACAGCGCCGCCGGCTGGACCGCGATCCTCGCCCTGGTCGAGGCGGGCATGGGCATCGCGCTCGTCCCCCGGATGGCCTCCCGGGAGCAGCGGCGCGAAGGCGTGGTGATGCGGGTCCTGGAGGCGGACCAGCCGCGCCGCCATGTGGTGGCGGCGGTCCGGCACGGGGCGGAGAGCGGCCCGGCGGTGGCCAGGGTGCTCAAGGCGCTCACGGAGATCGCTGCATCGTTCAGCTGA